In Trifolium pratense cultivar HEN17-A07 linkage group LG7, ARS_RC_1.1, whole genome shotgun sequence, a genomic segment contains:
- the LOC123897676 gene encoding glutamate formimidoyltransferase-like — MAFNYTTEEQKKTVDQSMLLCCKFFISEGRNIATLDAIERAARSNLETVIVNKFHDRTYNRARYNLVSYVLHDCTGNAIYSPLQQTVVAMAEAAFNAINLEFHDGAHPRLGAVDDIVFHPLACASLDDAAWLAKSVAADIGNQFNVPVFLYAAAHPTGKQLDAIRRELGYYRPNSIGNQWAGWTMPDILPQTPDEGPIVVTRSRGISMIGAQSWVTLYNIPLLSTDVSAARRIARKVSARGGGLPTVQTLGIVCEDSTEIACMLLEPNRVGADRVQNLVEILAAQEGLDVEKGYYTDLSPEMIVEQYMNLISAKKSSP; from the exons ATGGCTTTCAATTATACTACTGAG GAGCAAAAGAAAACTGTAGACCAATCCATGTTACTGTGCTGCAAGTTCTTTATCTCGGAAGGACGTAACATTGCTACTCTTGATGCAATTGAACGAGCTGCTAGGTCGAATCTAGAAACTGTCATTGTGAACAAATTTCATGATAGAACTTACAACAGGGCAAGGTACAACCTCGTATCGTATGTTTTGCATGACTGCACAGGAAATGCCATATACAGCCCCCTGCAACAAACTGTTGTGGCCATGGCTGAGGCTGCATTCAATGCAATCAACCTTGAATTTCATGATGGGGCTCACCCCCGCTTAGGAGCAGTTGATGACATTGTTTTCCATCCACTTGCTTGTGCATCATTGGACGATGCAGCGTGGTTGGCGAAATCTGTGGCAGCGGATATTGGCAACCAATTCAATG TACCTGTATTTCTTTATGCTGCTGCACACCCAACAGGGAAACAACTCGATGCAATAAGGCGAGAACTCGGATATTATCGGCCTAATTCCATTGGAAACCAATGGGCAGGGTGGACTATGCCTGATATTCTACCTCAAACACCAGATGAAGGGCCTATTGTTGTTACAAGATCCAGAGGCATTTCAATGATTGGTGCACAATCTTGGGTCACGCTCTACAACATACCACTATTGTCGACCGATGTATCAGCAGCAAGAAGGATTGCAAGGAAGGTTAGTGCTCGTGGTGGAGGGCTTCCTACGGTGCAGACACTCGGGATTGTTTGTGAGGATTCAACTGAAATAGCTTGCATGTTGTTGGAGCCTAATCGGGTTGGAGCTGATAGGGTGCAGAATTTGGTTGAGATATTGGCAGCACAAGAAGGATTAGATGTAGAAAAAGGATACTATACTGACTTATCTCCGGAAATGATAGTAGAACAGTACATGAACCTGATCTCTGCTAAAAAATCATCACCATAA
- the LOC123897677 gene encoding QWRF motif-containing protein 3-like — translation MKAQNTSPVKHRHHRNREVITSRFLPSPSTSSIESTEFHSPSSVIRKSSIRSSDEDNSNNRRHRITEEKDSVLRRQLWPSSAKNNNSGTLADHITEDRIIEQNEKNKHNNNKTSLNLSQKSYRRFENNETREIGGSARYTGKLTSPSSSSMKKLNTNNGSVIVPGRFSLDENAKLFKRNSSLTSSVDTESNDEGLVSPARKLVVEVPPRLMNDATLRRARRGTSDSNIGNLSGDSLKTMMKRTNSITGYKSSKSQWALSPGRSDFLSPVKAKGVEKLLNFGLDFFKSKKSLGLNSPVGFGNNEDVHKLRLFDNRLIQWRYVNAKSQVVNANISHQAQNNLICVWDGLTKFRNSVMKKKIQLAKEKLEMKIAFILYYQLKLLEAWGGLERQHVSTITATKECLHSAVCRVPLLEGAKVDVQFTSIAIRLASDLTASIKPILTSFSPAVDKTAAIVSELAKVVAQEKQLLEEFYELLHTISIFELQERSIKCNLIQFEGWQRKYQKMLKTILGCCKVYISESRNKSALESIEKAAKFFPLAPIINKFEDVTYNRVGYTLVSEFVSVPNNEESCHLTNAVLAMVKTAFDTIDFEVHSGTHPRLGVVDHICFHPLVDASLGDAARTARYLATHMGSNLQVPTFLYGAAHEEGMKLDSIRRTFGYFKPNSNENQWIGVPKSDTLPLKPYSGPSQVTPAKGVVVIGATNWVDNYNVPLLSSDISAVRRIAKRISGRNGGLASVQAMALTHGEGIIEVACNLLDPKNVGGERVQQEIENLAREEGISVEKGYYTDFSQEDIVKSYFKLFKERI, via the exons ATGAAGGCGCAAAACACTTCACCGGTGAAACATCGTCATCACAGAAACCGCGAAGTGATCACTTCGCGGTTTCTTCCCTCTCCTTCAACCTCCTCCATAGAATCCACTGAATTTCATTCCCCTTCCTCCGTCATACGAAAATCATCCATTCGGAGTTCAGACGAGGATAACAGCAACAATAGAAGACACAGAATAACCGAAGAGAAAGATTCTGTTTTACGCCGTCAACTCTGGCCTTCTTCGGCGAAAAATAACAACTCCGGCACACTTGCTGATCACATCACAGAAGACAGAATCATAGAACAGAATgagaaaaacaaacacaacaacaatAAAACTAGTCTCAATCTATCACAAAAGAGTTAtagaagatttgaaaataatgaAACTAGAGAAATCGGTGGTTCTGCAAGATACACAGGAAAACTCacttctccttcttcttcttcaatgaAGAAGCTAAATACTAATAATGGTTCTGTCATTGTTCCGGGAAGATTTTCATTAGATGAAAATGCTAAATTATTCAAGAGAAACTCAAGCTTAACTAGCTCTGTTGATACTGAATCGAACGATGAGGGTTTGGTTTCTCCGGCAAGAAAGTTAGTAGTGGAAGTTCCTCCAAGGTTGATGAATGATGCAACATTGAGAAGGGCTAGAAGAGGAACGTCGGATTCTAATATTGGGAATTTAAGCGGTGATTCGTTGAAAACAATGATGAAGAGGACTAATTCGATTACAGGATATAAGAGTTCGAAATCTCAATGGGCTTTGTCGCCTGGTAGGTCAGACTTTTTGAGCCCTGTGAAGGCGAAAGGAGTTGAAAAACTCCTCAATTTTGGTTTAGATTTCTTCAAGAGTAAGAAATCTCTTGGACTTAATTCGCCGGTTGGTTTTGGAAACAATGAAGATGTTCATAAGCTTCGTTTGTTTGATAATCGTTTGATTCAATGGCGATATGTAAATGCTAAATCACAAGTTGTGAATGCAAACATTTCTCACCAGGCTCAG AACAATTTGATATGTGTTTGGGATGGTCTCACGAAGTTCAGAAATTCTGTTATGAAAAAGAAGATTCAACTTGCCAAAGAAAAGCTTGAAATGAAGATAGCTTTCATATTGTATTATCAA ttgAAGTTATTGGAAGCTTGGGGAGGCTTGGAAAGGCAGCATGTATCAACAATTACTGCTACCAAAGAGTGTTTGCATTCTGCTGTGTGCAGAGTTCCTCTTTTGGAAGGTGCAAAG GTAGATGTACAATTTACATCGATTGCAATTCGTCTGGCCTCTGATCTCACTGCTTCCATTAAGCCAATATTAACTTCTTTTTCACCTGCA GTTGACAAGACTGCTGCAATAGTATCAGAATTGGCAAAAGTTGTTGCACAAGAGAAGCAACTCTTAGAAGAGTTTTATGAGCTCTTACATACTATATCTATCTTTGAG CTTCAAGAAAGAAGTATAAAGTGCAACCTGATTCAATTTGAAGGCTGGCAAAGGAAATATC aaaaaatgttgaaaaccATTCTAGGTTGCTGCAAAGTATATATATCAGAAAGCAGAAACAAGAGTGCATTGGAATCAATTGAAAAAGCTGCTAAGTTTTTTCCATTAGCACCAATAATTAACAAGTTTGAAGATGTGACTTACAATAGAGTTGGTTACACTCTTGTCTCTGAGTTTGTTTCAGTGCCTAATAATGAAGAATCATGTCATTTGACAAATGCTGTGTTGGCTATGGTGAAAACTGCATTTGATACTATTGATTTTGAGGTTCATAGTGGAACTCATCCTAGACTTGGAGTTGTTGATCATATATGTTTTCATCCTTTGGTTGATGCTTCATTGGGTGATGCAGCTAGAACTGCAAGGTATTTAGCCACTCACATGGGTTCTAATCTGCAAG TTCCTACTTTCTTATACGGAGCAGCACACGAAGAAGGGATGAAACTTGATTCAATCAGAAGAACATTTGGTTATTTCAAGCCAAATTCTAACGAAAACCAATGGATTGGTGTGCCAAAATCAGACACTTTGCCACTGAAACCATATAGTGGTCCATCTCAAGTGACTCCAGCAAAAGGTGTTGTGGTCATTGGAGCAACCAATTGGGTTGATAACTATAATGTCCCTCTATTATCTTCCGATATTAGCGCTGTTCGTAGAATCGCAAAACGTATTAGTGGAAGAAATGGTGGACTCGCTTCGGTACAGGCCATGGCACTTACACATGGTGAAGGTATCATTGAAGTAGCTTGTAATTTGTTGGATCCAAAGAATGTTGGTGGTGAAAGAGTACAACAAGAAATTGAGAACCTTGCAAGGGAAGAAGGTATTTCTGTGGAGAAGGGATACTACACAGATTTTTCACAGGAAGATATTGTTAAAAGTTACTTCAAGCTGTTTAAAGAGAGAATTTGA
- the LOC123899659 gene encoding protein TIC 20-IV, chloroplastic-like encodes MAGQLAAAATTLTNPSILRLPPLRNKDLIPERRVTFYRKKNFTIKALAGSSLGKSSPRLTAVSSPLSTENRGHLSLSVPKSRRSSSSTRPQAYIYHWSGFRIPANAEKPEWWWRTLSCIPYLIALQMSATGYYLEPLLDKFKLFENLIFYIPGAVNRLPPWFPILYCYLAIVVVVKNRDFPLIFRFHLMTGMLLEIALQIVWVASNFMPLIHFKGTLGMYYWAAVALTYIVITMHSIRCALLGTFSNIPVISESAFLHSLFNLGGFQRPF; translated from the exons ATGGCCGGTCAATTAGCCGCAGCAGCAACAACCCTAACTAACCCTTCTATTCTCCGCCTTCCTCCTCTCCG GAATAAAGATTTGATTCCAGAAAGACGCGTTACATTCTACAGGAAAAAGAATTTTACCATCAAAGCTCTTGCGGGCAGTTCTCTGG gAAAATCATCTCCACGACTCACTGCTGTTTCATCTCCACTATCTACTGAAAACCGTGGTCACCTCTCACTCAGTGTTCCCAAATCTCGAAGAAGCAGTTCTAGTACCCGTCCACAAGCTTATATATATCATTGGTCTGGCTTTCGAATCCCTGCGAATGCCGAGAAGCCAGAATGGTGGTGGAGGACTTTGTCTTGTATACCCTATCTAATAGCACTGCAGATGTCAGCAACTGGGTATTATCTAGAACCTTTACTTgataaattcaaattatttgaaaatttgatattttatatcCCAGGAGCTGTCAACCGATTGCCACCCTGGTTCCCTATATTATACTGCTATTTGGCTATCGTGGTAGTGGTAAAAAATAGGGACTTCCCCCTTATCTTCAGATTCCATTTAATGACGGGAATGCTACTAGAAATTGCTCTACAGATTGTATGGGTTGCAAGTAATTTCATGCCGCTTATACACTTCAAGGGAACACTTGGGATGTATTACTGGGCTGCTGTGGCGTTGACATACATTGTCATAACCATGCATTCCATTAGGTGTGCTCTTCTTGGTACATTTTCGAACATCCCTGTTATTAGTGAATCAGCTTTCCTCCACTCTCTATTTAACTTAGGAGGGTTCCAGCGACCGTTTTAG